From one Oncorhynchus kisutch isolate 150728-3 unplaced genomic scaffold, Okis_V2 scaffold1022, whole genome shotgun sequence genomic stretch:
- the LOC109876925 gene encoding gastrula zinc finger protein XlCGF17.1-like — protein MSEKHCNIETFPTSREQQQEDHRPKRSHHCPHCKKIFPILSKLKIHLKIHTGEKSYSCSDCGLRFSQQSSLKTHQRIHTGEKPYSCSYCGWRFSQRSHLKSHQRIHTGEKPYSCSDCGKCFTTSSDLTVHQRTHTGEKPFSCSDCGGRFSRRSSLKIHQHIHTGEKPYSCSDCGKCFTQFDTLKCHQRIHTGEKPYSCSKCGKSFSLQSSVKSHQHIHTGDKPYSCSDCGKYFPTSSALNVHQRIHTGERLSFCSDCGKSFSQHSSLKNHQRIHTGEKPYPCSECGKSFTTSSALTVHQRVHTGEKPYSCSDCGGSYSRLGNLQTHHRIHSGEKPYSCSDCGKCFTTSSALKVHQRVHTGDNP, from the exons ATGTCGGAAAAACATT GTAACATTGAGACATTCCCTACatccagagagcaacagcaggaagatcACAGACCTAAGAGGTCTCATCACTGCCCACATTGTAAGAAGATTTTCCCAATTCTTtcaaagctaaaaatacacctaaaaatacacacaggagagaagtcgtactcctgctctgactgtgggttGAGATTCTCTCAACAGAGCAgcttaaaaacacaccaacgtatacacacaggagagaaaccttactccTGCTCATACTGTGGGTGGAGATTCTCTCAACGAAGCCACTTAAAatcacaccaacgcatacacacaggagagaagccttactcttgctctgactgtggaaaatgcttcacaacatcatcTGACCTAAcagttcaccagagaacacacacaggagagaagcctttttcctgctctgactgtggggggAGATTCTCTCGACGGAGCAGTTTAAAAATACACCAACATATACACACAGGTGAAAAGCCTTACTCCTGTTCGGACTGTGGAAAATGTTTCACACAATTTGATACGTTAAAATGTCACCagcgtatacatacaggagagaagccttactcctgctctaaatgtgggaagagtttctctcTACAGAGCAGCGTAAAATCACACCaacatatacacacaggagaCAAGCCTTACTCTTGCTCTGACTGTGGTAAATACTTCCCAACATCATCTGCGCTAAATGTTCATCAGAGAATACACACCGGAGAGAGGCTTTCCTTCtgttctgactgtggaaagagtttctctcaacaCAGCAGCTTAAAGAATcaccaacgtatacacacaggagagaagccttatccctgctctgaatgtgggaagagtttcacaaCATCAAGTGCTCtgacagttcatcagagagtgcacacaggagagaaaccttactcctgctctgactgtggggggAGTTACTCTCGACTGGGAAACTTACAAACACACCATCGTATACATTCGGGAGAGAAGCCGTACTCTTGTTCTGACTGTGGgaaatgcttcacaacatcaagTGCTCTGAAAGTTCATCAGAGAGTGCACACAGGAGATAATCCTTaa
- the LOC109876486 gene encoding gastrula zinc finger protein XlCGF17.1-like → MASVKLEDCSQTLKLNVIIKDEEEEEKIGDHVETFSTSREQQQEGHRAKRSHHCPHCEEIFPILSKLKKHLKIHTGENLYPCTDCGKRFTTSRSLTVHQRIHTGEKPYSCSDCGKSFSRMGNLKTHERIHTGVKPYPCSVCGMCFSRLGDLKTHERIHTGVKPYSCSDCDKSFSRLGHLKTHERIHTGVKPYFCSDCGNSFSRLGNLKTHKRIHTGVKPYSCSYCGKSFSRLGDLKTHERIHTGVNSYSCSECGKSFTRLGHLKTHERIHTGVKPYSCFDCGKSFSRLENLRRHERIHTGEKPYSCSDCVKCFTTSTDLKVHQRTHTGEKLLPLI, encoded by the exons atggcatcagtgaagctggaagactgcagtcaaacactgaaGCTGAATGTCatcattaaagatgaagaagaggaggagaagattg gagaccatgttgagacattctctacatccagagagcaacagcaggaaggtcacagagctaagaggtctcaccactgcccacattgtgaggaGATTTTCCCAATTCTATCAAAGCTAAAAAAACACcttaaaatacacacaggagagaatctGTATCCCTgtactgactgtgggaagagattcacgaCATCAAGGTCTCTGACAGTTcatcagagaatacacacaggagagaagccttactcctgctctgactgcggaAAGAGTTTCTCTCGAATGGGcaacttaaaaacacatgaacgtatacatacaggagtgaaACCTTACCCCTGCTCTGTCTGTGGAATGTGTTTCTCTAGACTAGGTgacttaaaaacacatgaacgtatacatactggagtgaagccttactcctgctctgattgTGACAAGAGTTTCTCTCGACTGGGccacttaaaaacacatgaacgtatacatacaggagtgaaaccttacttctgctctgactgtggaaatagTTTCTCTCGACTGGGAAACTTAAAAACACAtaaacgtatacatacaggagtgaagccttactcctgctcgtactgtggaaagagtttctctcgactgggcgacttaaaaacacatgaacgtatacatacaggagtgaattcttactcctgctctgaatgtggaaagagtttcactcgactgggccacttaaaaacacatgaacgtatacatacaggagtgaagccttactcctgctttgactgtggaaagagtttctctcgtCTGGAAAACTTAAGaagacatgaacgtatacatacaggagagaagccttactcctgctctgattgtgtaaaatgcttcacaacatcaactgacctaaaagttcatcagagaacacacacaggagagaagctttTACCACTGATCTGA